A window of Daucus carota subsp. sativus chromosome 2, DH1 v3.0, whole genome shotgun sequence genomic DNA:
tatacctatttttttttaaatataacagTCCCGGCATATCAAACGAGAGAGGTATAATGAAATAGAAGGAGTACATTTCCCTAATACGTCACTACTGTACAAAGGCTCATGCATCGATTTAGCATCATTAGTTTGTCTGTCGGGTTGGTCTGTGACTCTGTATATATTTGCTTAATCAAACAAGAATATTTATATGCCAGGTTGgtcaaataaattttcaaatttttattgctAAGCAaccaataattaatttaatattacaattgttaatatgatattatattataaaatatgtgtcTAGACTAAATACAAAAGTTATCACAAGAGATTAAGAAGAATAATTTTAGTctaatatatctaaaatatcaTTATCCCATAAAtataagtttattattttaatttataaatttaatctaGTATGaaatttctttatatatattagttggtttaatattttcgtTACCATTTCttctattttgatttattaaacgTTTAAGATTTTGCATAGGAGTtaagaaaatttattagaataattaaactataattaaaaagatattattattttacatcaTGCCCCCGCGTTTTGTgagtatttttgtaatattttattataaatatagataataaATAAGGGCAACTAAGGAAAGTTTCTCAAAAAGGGcaatcaagaaatgattgacaTCACATTGTACACAAAAAGATTattgtaataaatatataaatatacttttttaaaaCATCCAATAAATATAAACAGGGGGAGTAATTACTATAACATGTTTTTATAGTTTCCAGACAAAAATAGATTTTCTTATATAAACTTATTCAAAATCAGTAAAAAATCTGTCTATTAAATTTATCCTTGTAGTTACTTCATAATCAGTTTGATTGCTGGGACTCGAGACAGTGACACTTTCGAGAACACAAAAAGGTACCGGGAGAAAATTCATCTTCATAAGTTCCTGCGTTAATCGTATGTTGAAAATTCAGACCACTTAATTTCCCGTGTATAAAGAAAGTTCCCCGCTTTTCGGTACCACGTTACAACTTACAACTTCATGTCTCATTCTTAAAGTCACACTTATCCTAGTATTTAAGACCTACCACCCTCGAACATACATACTCCTCTATTCTTATTACAAAGCAGTACAGAAAACAAACAAAACCAATATGACAACCCCTGTTCTTCTCCCAATGTTTTCTCAATTATTGCTTCTTTTCTCTCTCATGTCTCTCTCAAATGCTGCAGAGACCTCAGATTACACAACCTTTATTGAATGCCTAGTAAAAAATTCAAGCCCAGATGATCAAGCTAGTGTATCTTCCATTGTCTACTCACctcaaaattcatcatttaatTCTGTGTTACAAGCTTACATCAAGAACAAAAGGTTTAATACCTCGGCAACACCAAAACCCGCGATCATTGTCACTGCTACCAAGGAATCCCATGTCCAAAACACTGTTATTTGTGCAAAAAACATGGGAATTCAGCTGAAAATTAGGAGTGGCGGCCATGATTATGATGGGATTTCTTATGTTTCTGATACTACATTTATCattcttgatttgtttaatattagaaAGATTGATGTGAATATTGCCACAGAAACTGCAGTTGTTGAAGCTGGTGCCACACTTGGTGAACTCTATTACAGAATATGGGAAAAGAGTGATGTGCATGGATTTCCTGCTGGTGTGTGTCCAACTGTGGGAGTCGGAGGTCATTTAAGTGGCGGAGGCTATGGTAATATGTTGCGTAAATTCGGGCTTTCGGTTGATAATGTGATTGATGCTAGAATTGTTGATGTTAATGGTAAAATTCTGGATAGGAAATCAATGGGTGAGGATCTTTTCTGGGCTATTAGAGGTGGCGGGGGTGCTAGTTTTGGTGTTATCTTGTCATACACAATTCAATTAGTGAAAGTGCCTAAAATTACGACAGTTTTTCGGGTTATGAGGAGTTTAGATGAGAATGCAACTGATATTGTTCATAGGTATCAGTTTGTAGTTGATAAGTTGGATGATGGTCTTTTTATCAGGATGCTTTTGCAGCCTGTGAGTGGGAAGGTTAAGGGACAAAAGACTATTAGAGCAACATTTATAGGAATGTTTCTTGGTGATTCTAGTACTTTGAAGGGGATAATGGATAAAGGATTTCCTGAATTGGGGTTAAAGAAAGAAGATTATTCGGAGATGAGTTGGATTCGGTCAGTGATGTGGTGGGCTAATTTTGATAACACAACATCGCTGGATACCTTGTTGTCGAGGAATTCGGATGGAGTGAATTTCTTGAAGAGGAAATCAGATTATGTGCAAACTCCGATACCTAAAGATGGGCTGGAATCAATTTGGAAGAAGATGGTTGAGTTGGGGAAAGTTGGGTTTGTTTTAAATCCTTATGGTGGGAAAATGAGTGAGATTTCTTCATCCGCCACGCCTTTCCCACACCGGGCAGGGAACATATACAAGTTGCAGTACTCGGTGAATTGGCACGAGGAAGGTGCCGAAGCAGATAAGAACTACATGAGTCAGATAAGGAGTTTGTACAGCTTCATGACACCATATGTGTCTAGTAGTCCCAGAGGTGCATTTTTGAACTACCGGGACCTTGATATTGGCGTTTCTGATCATGGTAAAGATAGTTACACGGAAGGACAAGTCTACGGAGAAAAGTATTTTGGGGCAAATTTCGACAGGTTGGTGAAAGTGAAATCTGCCGTTGATCCAGAAAATTTCTTCAGGAATGAACAAAGCATCCCTGTTAAGGTAATGCAGTCCCGACGTTTAAAAAAATAGACATACACAGCAGGGTCTATCAGTATCTgtatcaattataattatataatcgaTTTCCTATGAAATGTATTATTATCATGCTGCGCTTATAGCAGATGAGTGTAGATGATTTCTATGTGAATTGGATGTAGCTAGTCAAGACACCATACTTGTCTATACTTTTCAGTTTGTATGtcactatatttataaatatcatcaaGTCTTGAATATATGAATTGTTCGTAGAATGCAATTATTTACTTAATCCCATATATCTTACTGATGTAGGTTGCTAATATCTCATCCTCCAGCAGACATGCTCTCAGAAAGTCATTGGGTATGTCATTGTCCTGTTTGTGCTCTgtaatttcttttgtttgtgtTACCTAGCTTAATATCCTGCAATAAGAAGTCATCTGTAAATGTTGAGATGTGTTGAAATTCCGGGGTTCTAATGGTGAACGTGGAACTGTTGTGTTCATATATGAATGTATGGCCAGTTTTAGCTGAATTAAAGATCCGGGTCCTGTTTGAAAAGTTCAGATTTTGTAGATTGGTATGTGTAATTACTTCCACCAAAAGTATGAAAAGGTTGTAGGGGCATTCAGTTTTTTCCTCGAGGTTTCTTCAAGAGTTTGCTTAGTACTTTACTCTGTAGTTTGTCCTTGAGCACATATTAGAGTATACGATACTTTTACTTGCCTTAAACTTGCAGTGCTTGATTAGCATTGTCGGCATAACTGATATTCCGATAATACTATCAAGCATTTACCGAGTCAAATATATCACGTGTACTACTTTAGCTAAGACAAATCTAAAACTTGGAATAGTGAAGTTGCCAACTCCCTCAAGACTCGGAAACTTATATATTGGGAATGGGATGCATGAGTGGATGACTGAGAGCATTATTCGAAGTCAAACTCACCTATAAAGTGACGAACTCCTCTAATACCTTAagataatatacagacattttatttttaatacagcGGATTTAGGAGAAAATTGACAGGTAAAAGATATGTTATGAGCTAAGCCAGAGCATTATCTGTTTCTGTTTGTAGTATTGTGTAAACAATTGAAGAGGTCTTCAATGTCAGCATTCCGCTCTGCATATTATAAAATCTAACGAGCTTGCATTGGACAAGTGCATGAAGCCGGGGCTGTTCGAGCATATGCTCAGCTGCATCCGAATATATACGACAAAAACGAGGTCGGCAACTAATCTTTTTGGTTTGAGAACAAGTATACGACTTAACAAGGAGAATGCAATTAGGATTTTTTGATTCAATTAGtggctataatttaaagaaGAGGCTCACTATTGTCCCATTTGCTAAAATTCAATTATGAAATAATGTGCATTTGTAAATCGTAATGTGTTGGGGTGGTTATTTGGCAACAACTGACTCAACGTCAACGATTAACAGTAACATTGCGGTATATATTCTGTACTCACTCAATATCCAATGTTACTACACGCCAAATATCTGGCTTTACAACGTGAAAGACAAGGCCGTGTTTCAAGACTGAGGATGAGATATTTGAAGTTATAACGCTTCGAATCACTACTACTTTGTGTCCTGTGTGTTCTTTTCTTCCGCTTATCGACACTCTCACCTTCATTTTGTCTCAAATTCTGACATGTTCGAGTTCTGCACTATGCGTAAAATATTAAGGAACGGTTTTGGATTTTGCAGCATTTTCTTAATTGGAAGGCCTGAGAATATTTGTTTTTGTGTTCTAGCTCCATTTTAATGTCTATTTTTTGAGTTTTAGTAcatattttaaagtatttttatcTAACCATTAGAagtattagttttaattttttttatgaataaaaaatgtattatttttattaaaaaaagaaatttcaaaattaataattttaaatatatatttaaaacatgTTGACATATGTGtcgaaaaaatagaaaatacataTTTGAGAatctattatataatttcattctttttattcttgtcgTTTAAGAAAAAACACATcgctatttttatataattatatcatcAAATCCGTGTAATTGAATTGTGCTACTCATATCTCAAACGACCAAACAAAGGGGAGTACTCACTAACACACACACCATTTTGaacaaaatctgaaaataatataatgcgACTCATTTAGATGACCCGATATAACTGAAATGTGACGAATTCATCTTGCAACCTCGTGTGAGGTTGTCATTCTCCAAATCTCGTTCGTTTAGATACGGGACGAAACCAAAACACGAGGAACATATAATACACGACCAAAAATCAGAATTTAGCATCTATATAATTCTTCATGCTTTTcgtaaaatatgtatatttttcattataaaaatattagttattttaacttttaacagttaattaaaaaaatattgtatttattaTCCTAATCccgagcacggttggatagcctAGTGGTTAtgggcttatcctctgtcgtcccaggtcttgggttcgaccctggctcatctcgagaatatcttagaacagatactcatttgtaaggctataagccatatttgtcaaaaaaaaattatcctaATCCCTTGAATATAAATTGAAcatctattttttattaaaatatgatttaaaattaatatttaaaaatatgtattttacaaGATTTGATTCTGTAAGCCTAAAACTTCACTTCTATCATCACTCCATATATTGATACAGAAACATGGACTCGCAGCAGACAACGTAATAGATGCTTACTTGACTGATGTGTATGTAAGAATCCTTCACAGAGAAACCACGGCAAAAGATATTTTTTGGCAATTAGGGGAGGAGGTGGAGGCAGCTTTGGAGTCATCGTCTCGTGGAAAATTACGCTGGTTCGAGTTCCAGCAGTGGTGACATTCTTCAACATCCATAAGAAGTTAGAACGAGGAGCCGCAGAGCTTGTTCACACGGTGGGAGTACGTTGCAGAAAAGCTACCTGAAGTTGCTGAAAggaatttggaaaaaaattctCGAAGAAGAGTCAGTTTACATGATACTAGAACCATTTGGAGGAAGGATGAAAGAGatttcagaatctgaaattCCTTTTCCACAAGTTAAAACAAATGCTGATACACTCAACTTCTTTAGGCATGAGCCAAGTATTCCACTAATCAGCAAACTAGAAGTTTAATCCTGATGGGTAATGTGGCAATGGACACTTTTTGCCTGCATGAAAGCCTTCCATCAATTGTTGCAtgttacttaaaaaaaaattctgtttTAGACATCCTAGCCGCATTCATCTAGCCATTGTTCAGTACTCGCTGCAGACAAAGAATACAACATAATTCCAGTATACTCAACATCGGTGACCATTAAGCAGATACGCTTAATATACATCACATTACAGatttataacaaattaatatacttatatacttaaaataaatctcACTGTCTGGCGAGTGGCGACTCTATATATGTTCATATGACAAATCTTTAATTTCTAGTAAAAGAAATTGATTATGCTCTAATCTAAGGGTGTTATTGTCAAAGATAGTTTCGCTCATTGAAGGTCCAATTGTATATCCCTCATTGAATAATTGCTATTTGATCAAATATGTGATCAACAAGGTTCAGTTATATACACTTGTTTTCTGGTCCTGCATTTCAGGGTGCCAACCCTGAGATGGCTTCGAGGATAATTTTAGATGAAGTGAATGACTATATCCAAAATCTGTATATCTTCGTAGTTTGTTAGTTCTAAATTTCTTGCAGTAATACAACCTCATACTTACAGGCAGtttgcaaaaataataaatactgaTATAAAAATTGTGTGGGTTCAACTAGTGGGTTCAACCGTTCAAGAGAAGACAACTATATCAGTGTTGAAACCAGAAGAAAATATGGTCTGGAGCTTGTAGTGGTTGTAATTGGCAATTACTGAGCATCAACACCGAAACTAATACAAATGCATCAATAACATGGTCACTTACTGGAGCTACTGATAAATGTGGCAAACATTCTGCACTAACTCAATATCTAATAGTGCCGCACACTATATGGTTGTACAGGATACAACGTGTACATGGGTGCAGAACAAGGTCATATTACCTCAACGTTGAAACAAAACGCGTAACTTTTACACTCTTATTCTACTCATATTTCACAGaaattgtaatatattattaattactcGCCTGTAAACAAACACTTGATATGTCTTTTGGGAGTTGATTTTGTTTCCGAATTCAAAGTCCACGATCAAATGAATACTATGTTCCAAGCAAGTGCATGTTATGCAACACACATTGGTGATCTAGATTCCAGTTGAATTGCCAAAATGATATTGGGAAGTAGTGGTGGGATACATATCCACTGTCAAAAGCTAATCATCAGCTTCCATTTCAACAAGACATTTCACAAAATAAGTAAATCTCATTCATAATTTGTCTCTACGGTCCCTCAACTGCAGACTGCCGTTTCCTGAAACGTTGGAACAATATTAGACCCGAAAGCTGAGCGCCAGCAATATTAGCCTCTTTTCATTCTTACTCCAACAGGAATTCTAGACTTTGGCCTAAAAAAACACCGATATCATCATATCAGGTTGTAACAATATCATATTACGCGCTCCTTGCTTCCTACTGCCAAAAACGTATTACTCCCActatatacagaaaaagaaatagGTAATGTAGTTTTTTTCTCTTGAAACCAATAGGTAATGTTATTAAAAGTACACGATTTATtagtttgatgatacatatatcAAATAATGCAAGTTTAATCAGTTTAATGACTTGACAAGTTTATTGAATTCAGTTACCCAACTGCAAGTTAAGGGTCAGTTTATTGATGATTAGCCTATTAACTCGTACCGGAAGCTTCAAGATTAATCAGATTTTCTGGTTTTTGCAGACCGCCTTAAGTAGCTTAGTTAGAACTAAGCGGTGAACTTTTAAAGATGGAAATCGAATTGGCAGAAAACCTTGAGTCTCGAAAATCTGTAGATATCTATTCTACTGTAAATTTATTCGGTATTATGTATACAAAACAGTAAGAAGCATGCACCATAGTCCACACAGCAATTTAAGATCAATAAGCTGTAACCATATACGTTTCTATTACCTCATTTATTGTGTCATCTTCCAGACTTTACTAGTCTATAAATGAGGCCTGTGATCACAAGACAAACACATCAACCACAATATGGCATTATCAATCTCATTCAATAACCTTGCAAGCTATTTGATCAGTTTCAAAATCCTAGTATTGTTTTCTGCTTCAGGGGTAATATCATATCCCATTGAAGATGTTTTCTACAGATGTCTGTCTTTCAATTCTGGAAATTCAATTCCATTCTCTACCAGCTTATACACTCGAAACATCACTTCTTTCGATTCTGTTCTTGCATCGACAGCCCAAAATCTTAGGCTTTTAGGACCTACCATTCCCAAGCCTTTGCTGATTTTCACACCTTCCCAAGAATCCCACATACAAGCTGCTGTCATTTGCTCTAAACAGCTTGGAATTCAGCTCAGAGTCCGAAGTGGAGGCCATGATTACGAAGGTGTGTCATACGTTTCAAAAATGGGATCACCATTTTTAATTCTTGACCTCTCCAAACTACGAGCAGTTCGTGTTAATATACAAGATAACACTGCATGGGCTCAAGCAGGCGCCACAGTTGGTGAAGTCTATTACAGAGTTGCAGAGAAGAGCAAATTTCATGGGCTTGCAGCTGGTCTTTGCACAAGTTTAGGCATTGGAGGCCATATTACAGGAGGTGCATATGGCACTCTGATGAGAAAATACGGACTTGGAGTCGATAATGTAGTGGATGCGCAGATAATAGATGCAAATGGAAAACTTATGGATCGACGAGCAATGGGAGAAGATCTTTTTTGGGCCATTagaggaggtggaggtggaagtTTCGGAGTCATAGTATCCTGGAAAATAAAGCTTGTCCCAGTGCCATCAATTGTAACAGTGTTTTATGTTCCAAGAACCTTGGATCAAGGTGCAACAAAACTTCTCTATAAATGGCAACAGATTGCTGATAAGCTTGATGAAAGGCTCTTCCTTAGAGTCATTATACAACCGACTGACTCAGCTAAAAAAGGGCAAAGGACAATAACAACAGGCTATAGTGCACATTTTCTTGGCACAGCTGATGAATTACTTGAAGTTTTGACGAAAAGTTTCCCTGAACTAGGGGTGAAAAAAAGCGACTGCAGCGAAATGAGCTGGCTTCAATCAGTGCTTTACATTGCTCAATATCCGGCAAACACACCACCTGAAGTACTACTTAAAGGCAAGGCGCTTTTCAAGAATTATttcaaagccaagtctgatttCATGACCCAGCCTATACCAGAGACCGGCATTGAAGGACTGTGGACCAGGCTATTGGAAGAAGACTCTCCTTTGATGATATTGAATCCATATGGAGGAATGATGAGTCGAATCTCAGAATCCGAAACACCTTTTCCTCACAGGAAAGGAACGTTAtataaaatccagtacctcacACTCTGGAGTGAAGCCAATAAAGAAACAGAACCGAAGCACGTTGACTGGATTCGAAGGCTTTACAACTACATGGCAGCTTATGCTCCCATGTTTCCAAGAGGTGCATATGTGAATTACAGAGATCTTGATTTAGGAATGAATAAGGATAAAAACACAAGCTTTGTACAAGCAAGTGCATGGGGTTACAGGTATTACAAGAACAATTTCAACAGGTTGGTTCAGATAAAGACCAAGGTTGATCCAGATAACTTTTTCAACTTTGAACAAAGCATCCCTACACTTCCAAGACCAAGCTACGGATGGGGAAATTAATCTCAGCTCGCATGGATCAATGCATAGTAAACAACTTATATTCttcaataaaaatgaatttgAATTGCTCTAGGACATGATAATGTTATCTGTTTCGATTGTGCTTAATATTTCTGTAAACAGTTTCTGGAAACTTAAttatatatgaacatataagtCTTGTAAAACGAATTATCATGTCAAAAACTAAAACACGTGCAGCTAGCTTTAGGTGCTttgacataaatatataaaatgtggCTTCAACTCAGAGACTCCAGAAGAAAGTGTATAAaaaagtgtatagaattaagAATTGGCATTAACGCAGGCTATATCTAGTTCAGCAACCATAGAATGACCTCCCTGATCGCGTATCGTCCAGTGTCATCGTGCATCGATCACATTAGATTTAGTCTTAAGGACGTTAAAGAGTACTATTATACAATGCCATGCGTGTTAAAGCTTATAACTTCACAACTTAACAATTACCTGTTGCCCAGATCTGATTTAATATCTATTGCAGCTTTTAATTCTCTTAAGTCAACTATATCCAGGCTGCATCATAGATAGTGGCATTCCCCAAAGGGCCAAAACTAAGATTTACTCAGTACAGTAAGATTTTATACTCCAACTTGCATGAGATATACAATTAGCTTCCGAGAATTTATTTTAGCCTACAAATACTCATATCTTTATTCTGTTGGAAATATCAGCACACACAGCAGAGGAACTCAAGAAATGGAGTTGGCAATATTACTCTCCCTCACCTTTTCGATCTTGGCACTTTTGTTTACAGCTGCAACAGCTGCTTCGACTCCCGTTGAACATAGTTTCCATCAATGTCTATCTCAAAATTCAGACATCCCCGTTCCATTTTCCACAACTTTTTACACCCCTAACAACGCTTCCTTTACATCAGTTCTTGTATCCAATGCACAAAACCTCAGGTTTATTGAACCATCTGTTCCAAAGCCTGAGCTCATTTTCGTACCATTTAACATATCACATATCCAGGCAGCTGTAATTTGctcaaaacaactccaaattcAGCTACGAGTACGTAGTGGTGGCCATGACTATGAAGGCTTATCTTATGCATCAGATACAAACCAACCATTTCTTCTACTtgatctttcaaattttaaatccaTCATCGTCAATATAGATGATAACTCTGCTTGGGTTGAAGCTGGTGCAACCATCGGTCAACT
This region includes:
- the LOC108205908 gene encoding berberine bridge enzyme-like 21; translation: MTTPVLLPMFSQLLLLFSLMSLSNAAETSDYTTFIECLVKNSSPDDQASVSSIVYSPQNSSFNSVLQAYIKNKRFNTSATPKPAIIVTATKESHVQNTVICAKNMGIQLKIRSGGHDYDGISYVSDTTFIILDLFNIRKIDVNIATETAVVEAGATLGELYYRIWEKSDVHGFPAGVCPTVGVGGHLSGGGYGNMLRKFGLSVDNVIDARIVDVNGKILDRKSMGEDLFWAIRGGGGASFGVILSYTIQLVKVPKITTVFRVMRSLDENATDIVHRYQFVVDKLDDGLFIRMLLQPVSGKVKGQKTIRATFIGMFLGDSSTLKGIMDKGFPELGLKKEDYSEMSWIRSVMWWANFDNTTSLDTLLSRNSDGVNFLKRKSDYVQTPIPKDGLESIWKKMVELGKVGFVLNPYGGKMSEISSSATPFPHRAGNIYKLQYSVNWHEEGAEADKNYMSQIRSLYSFMTPYVSSSPRGAFLNYRDLDIGVSDHGKDSYTEGQVYGEKYFGANFDRLVKVKSAVDPENFFRNEQSIPVKVANISSSSRHALRKSLGMSLSCLCSVISFVCVT
- the LOC108206997 gene encoding monolignol oxidoreductase AtBBE-like 13; protein product: MALSISFNNLASYLISFKILVLFSASGVISYPIEDVFYRCLSFNSGNSIPFSTSLYTRNITSFDSVLASTAQNLRLLGPTIPKPLLIFTPSQESHIQAAVICSKQLGIQLRVRSGGHDYEGVSYVSKMGSPFLILDLSKLRAVRVNIQDNTAWAQAGATVGEVYYRVAEKSKFHGLAAGLCTSLGIGGHITGGAYGTLMRKYGLGVDNVVDAQIIDANGKLMDRRAMGEDLFWAIRGGGGGSFGVIVSWKIKLVPVPSIVTVFYVPRTLDQGATKLLYKWQQIADKLDERLFLRVIIQPTDSAKKGQRTITTGYSAHFLGTADELLEVLTKSFPELGVKKSDCSEMSWLQSVLYIAQYPANTPPEVLLKGKALFKNYFKAKSDFMTQPIPETGIEGLWTRLLEEDSPLMILNPYGGMMSRISESETPFPHRKGTLYKIQYLTLWSEANKETEPKHVDWIRRLYNYMAAYAPMFPRGAYVNYRDLDLGMNKDKNTSFVQASAWGYRYYKNNFNRLVQIKTKVDPDNFFNFEQSIPTLPRPSYGWGN